Proteins encoded together in one Streptomyces sp. TLI_171 window:
- a CDS encoding DUF2637 domain-containing protein has protein sequence MPVTRPRRTFRPDAVLVQAAIAGALSFAHLHDIADAAGQHGWKAWAYPVSVDLLLVAAWNRMRTLRTTDRPAGTAWTWFAIALTASLGANVATAGLLDLDRVPAWLRILVAGWPALAFLGGTLLTHGTSATEPKPVEDELPLHENPNPALVVQPTPPSPMPITERREDDLTPDEEPVVLRKRTGRPPAKTMDQLVEMMRPIVAEHGLSVAVVEQALSDAKVPISSKRRTELIALLRDEQAGPPLKNVEHTPEQAREHPLPA, from the coding sequence ATGCCCGTCACCCGCCCACGCCGCACGTTCCGCCCGGACGCCGTCCTCGTCCAGGCCGCCATCGCGGGCGCCCTGTCCTTCGCCCACCTCCACGACATCGCCGACGCCGCCGGACAGCACGGCTGGAAAGCCTGGGCCTACCCCGTCTCGGTCGACCTGCTGCTCGTCGCCGCCTGGAACCGGATGCGGACCCTGCGCACCACCGACCGCCCGGCCGGCACCGCCTGGACCTGGTTCGCCATCGCCCTGACCGCCTCCCTCGGCGCGAACGTCGCCACCGCCGGACTCCTCGACCTCGACCGCGTCCCTGCCTGGCTGCGGATCCTGGTCGCCGGATGGCCCGCCCTCGCCTTCCTCGGCGGCACCCTCCTCACCCACGGCACCAGCGCCACCGAACCGAAGCCTGTCGAGGACGAACTCCCGCTCCACGAAAACCCCAATCCCGCCCTGGTAGTCCAGCCCACCCCGCCCAGCCCCATGCCGATCACAGAGCGCAGGGAAGACGACCTGACCCCAGACGAAGAGCCAGTCGTCCTTCGCAAGCGCACCGGACGTCCACCGGCGAAGACCATGGACCAACTCGTGGAGATGATGCGGCCGATCGTCGCCGAACACGGCCTCAGCGTCGCCGTGGTCGAGCAGGCTCTCAGCGACGCCAAGGTTCCGATCAGCAGCAAGCGCCGGACGGAGCTGATAGCGCTCCTGCGGGACGAGCAAGCTGGGCCTCCGCTCAAGAACGTCGAACACACGCCTGAGCAGGCACGCGAGCATCCGCTGCCCGCCTGA
- a CDS encoding DUF3631 domain-containing protein — protein sequence MNSTSPQPDRAAPSTPGWPPVAKPGAHQDALRPGASTACGQESVETETATFATVDWVDAMPDAEAGEGSEVLGQLKEVIARFVILPSEQALDAVTLWVAATHLQGSWQHAPCLAVVGPAKRCGKSRLLDVLTETVHQPVLTVNSTPAAVFRSITEEPPTLLVDEADTIFGSPKMAEKNEEMRGLLNAGHQRDRYVLRVVGNDHTPRKFHTFAMAAIAGIGDLPDTIMDRSIVVRMRRRAEGESVAPYRTKRDSPSLHAVRDRLARWSAPLADRALNWEPCMPVEDRAADTWEPLVIVADLAAGPWPRLARQACRRMVDAEVQTEEDNPGGARILADIRRVFHAAGEPESIATDQLLFTLNGDPEGPWAETGRGGLTPRGLGAMLREFGISSGNVRMPDGTQRKGYLRNKFLDAWRRYCPTVHPTTGSSAATSTTSRG from the coding sequence ATGAACTCTACGTCCCCCCAGCCCGACAGGGCAGCCCCTTCCACGCCCGGCTGGCCGCCCGTCGCCAAGCCCGGAGCCCACCAGGACGCCCTTCGGCCCGGGGCGTCCACAGCCTGTGGACAGGAGTCCGTCGAGACGGAGACCGCCACATTCGCCACCGTGGACTGGGTCGACGCGATGCCGGACGCCGAGGCCGGCGAGGGCTCCGAGGTGCTCGGGCAGCTGAAGGAGGTGATCGCCAGGTTCGTGATCCTGCCGTCCGAGCAGGCCCTGGACGCCGTGACGCTGTGGGTGGCGGCGACCCACCTGCAGGGCTCGTGGCAGCACGCCCCGTGCCTGGCGGTGGTCGGCCCGGCGAAGCGGTGCGGCAAGTCCCGCCTGCTGGACGTGCTGACCGAGACCGTCCACCAGCCGGTGCTGACAGTGAACTCGACCCCGGCGGCGGTGTTCCGCTCGATCACCGAAGAACCGCCGACCCTGCTGGTCGACGAGGCGGACACCATCTTCGGCAGCCCGAAGATGGCCGAGAAGAACGAGGAGATGCGCGGCCTGCTGAACGCCGGGCACCAGCGCGACCGCTACGTGCTGCGGGTGGTCGGCAACGACCACACCCCCCGCAAATTCCACACCTTCGCCATGGCCGCCATCGCCGGGATCGGCGACCTGCCCGACACGATCATGGACCGCTCGATCGTGGTCCGGATGCGCCGCCGCGCCGAGGGCGAGTCCGTCGCGCCGTACCGCACCAAGCGCGACAGCCCCTCCCTGCACGCCGTCCGCGACCGGCTCGCCCGCTGGAGCGCGCCGCTCGCCGACCGCGCCCTGAACTGGGAGCCGTGCATGCCGGTGGAGGACCGCGCGGCCGACACCTGGGAGCCCCTGGTGATCGTCGCCGACCTCGCCGCAGGCCCCTGGCCCCGCCTGGCCCGCCAGGCGTGCCGGCGGATGGTCGACGCCGAGGTGCAGACCGAGGAGGACAACCCCGGCGGCGCGCGGATCCTCGCCGACATCCGCCGCGTCTTCCACGCCGCCGGGGAGCCGGAGAGCATCGCCACCGACCAGCTGCTGTTCACCCTCAACGGCGACCCCGAGGGTCCGTGGGCCGAGACCGGCCGGGGCGGGCTGACCCCGCGCGGCCTCGGCGCGATGCTTCGCGAGTTCGGCATCTCCTCCGGCAACGTCCGCATGCCCGACGGAACCCAGCGCAAGGGCTACCTGCGCAACAAGTTCCTCGACGCCTGGCGACGCTACTGCCCCACCGTCCACCCCACCACCGGCAGCAGCGCCGCCACGAGCACGACCAGCAGAGGCTGA